The Gammaproteobacteria bacterium genome has a window encoding:
- a CDS encoding sulfotransferase, which translates to MKGKPDAFAKAKKKKALAALSENRLEEAVALYRQITAYSPRDAEGWFMLGVVEGRLGAVVEAEKSLHHAVEIDGNMFDAWLALGQVLEHQQKNEAALDAYRQACVLQPKKVEALESAGRVAHALKLIREAATFYNDALLAGSRNIELARYLGDFMRSLGVPAEAAKAYAFYLQHNPGDHDVRLKLGFACIDSAMPDKALEHFSYVMEHEPDNVDAAVGKSEALLHLRREKDAFESIEPIFKNTKWHIGVAVAYARTGKGDDRIAEAIERLEALAADAGRVFYERATILFELGHLYDSRDNYDRAFDCFRLANELMAPHVKVEPVEKITNNIIQRYNHVAMRQAKRSHSNSERPVFVVGMPRSGTTLVEQILAGHPDVVGGGELYDIDNIKSNIRCRLYGGASIVSSPLDLGVDVLDFAASEYLSRLQSISQDAIRVIDKMPENFLYLGAISLIFPKARVIHCQRNPVDTCLSNFFQRFNYGHAYSYDLTALADYYRQYQRLMRHWREVVNIKILDVEYESLVDDPEGVSRKMVEFIGLPWDDACLNFYESKRAIATASYGQASRPVYDRSKERWRHYEAYIGPLRQLLAEK; encoded by the coding sequence ATGAAAGGCAAGCCAGACGCATTCGCCAAAGCGAAAAAGAAGAAAGCGCTGGCGGCACTATCTGAAAATCGTTTAGAGGAAGCGGTAGCTCTCTATCGACAAATTACCGCTTATTCACCGCGCGACGCCGAAGGCTGGTTCATGCTGGGCGTTGTTGAAGGGCGTTTGGGTGCGGTAGTGGAGGCCGAGAAATCTCTGCATCACGCAGTTGAAATTGACGGCAATATGTTTGATGCCTGGTTGGCGCTAGGCCAAGTGCTAGAGCATCAGCAAAAAAACGAAGCTGCTTTAGATGCCTATCGTCAAGCATGTGTCTTGCAGCCAAAAAAAGTCGAGGCTCTGGAGTCTGCTGGCCGTGTAGCGCACGCCCTCAAGCTAATTCGCGAGGCCGCCACGTTTTATAATGATGCATTGCTGGCGGGTAGCCGTAATATCGAGTTGGCAAGGTATCTGGGCGATTTTATGCGCTCGCTAGGCGTCCCGGCAGAGGCGGCCAAGGCTTATGCTTTTTACCTGCAGCATAATCCGGGTGATCACGATGTTCGGCTTAAGCTTGGGTTTGCGTGTATCGACAGTGCCATGCCAGACAAGGCGCTCGAACATTTTTCGTATGTCATGGAGCATGAGCCAGACAATGTCGATGCCGCGGTTGGCAAGTCAGAGGCATTACTGCATTTGCGGCGTGAAAAAGATGCCTTTGAGTCCATAGAGCCAATATTTAAAAATACAAAATGGCATATTGGGGTTGCGGTTGCATATGCAAGAACCGGGAAGGGCGATGACCGTATTGCTGAGGCAATAGAACGGCTAGAGGCGCTTGCCGCAGATGCGGGGCGTGTGTTCTATGAGCGAGCAACAATACTCTTTGAATTGGGACACCTTTATGACTCGCGTGATAACTATGATCGAGCATTTGACTGCTTCCGGTTGGCGAATGAACTCATGGCGCCACATGTTAAGGTAGAGCCTGTAGAAAAAATCACGAACAATATCATTCAACGTTACAATCATGTCGCCATGCGGCAAGCGAAGCGATCGCATAGTAATAGCGAGCGGCCCGTTTTTGTTGTAGGTATGCCGAGATCGGGCACGACGCTGGTTGAGCAAATTCTCGCGGGGCACCCTGATGTCGTGGGTGGCGGGGAACTGTATGACATCGATAATATAAAATCCAATATCCGATGCCGGCTTTATGGCGGCGCCTCGATTGTTTCCAGCCCGCTGGACTTGGGTGTTGATGTTTTGGATTTTGCAGCGAGCGAATATTTGAGTCGCCTCCAGAGTATTAGCCAAGATGCTATTCGAGTGATTGATAAGATGCCCGAAAATTTTTTGTATCTGGGCGCGATATCGTTAATATTTCCTAAGGCTAGAGTTATTCATTGTCAGAGGAATCCGGTCGATACCTGCCTGTCCAATTTCTTTCAACGTTTTAATTATGGTCATGCCTATAGCTATGACTTGACCGCACTTGCCGATTATTATCGGCAATATCAACGGCTGATGCGGCATTGGCGCGAAGTAGTCAATATAAAAATATTAGACGTTGAATATGAGTCGCTGGTGGATGATCCCGAAGGCGTAAGCCGAAAGATGGTCGAATTTATCGGTTTACCCTGGGATGATGCCTGCTTGAACTTTTATGAATCCAAGCGCGCCATTGCTACCGCCAGCTATGGCCAAGCCTCCCGGCCTGTCTACGATCGTTCTAAAGAGCGGTGGCGGCATTATGAAGCCTATATTGGCCCTTTACGTCAATTATTGGCAGAGAAATAG
- a CDS encoding acyl-CoA thioesterase, whose amino-acid sequence MTDPGQKSPSIRVVAMPKDANATGDIFGGWIMSQVDIAASVVAYRCAGGRVVTVAVNSFEFHHPVFVGDLVSCYAEVVRIGNTSLTIEVEVFAERNRIEAPIKVTQATLTFVAVDENRQPRPVRPS is encoded by the coding sequence ATGACGGACCCCGGCCAAAAGTCACCGTCGATACGCGTGGTTGCCATGCCCAAGGACGCCAATGCCACGGGCGATATTTTTGGCGGCTGGATTATGTCCCAGGTCGATATTGCAGCCAGTGTGGTGGCCTATCGGTGCGCGGGGGGGCGCGTGGTGACGGTAGCCGTGAATTCCTTTGAGTTTCATCATCCGGTGTTTGTGGGCGATCTTGTTTCCTGTTATGCCGAGGTAGTGCGCATCGGCAATACTTCGTTGACAATAGAAGTAGAAGTATTTGCCGAACGTAATCGTATTGAAGCTCCCATCAAAGTGACACAGGCCACATTGACCTTCGTGGCGGTCGATGAAAATCGCCAGCCCCGTCCGGTCCGTCCAAGCTAA